CGACCCTCCGAGCCCAGCACGATCACCAGCGGATCGGTGGCCAGGTTCAGCTCGTCGATGTCCATCGAGCCGTCGGCGTCCAGCCCGACGATCATCAGGCCCTCCTGGGCCCACGACTTCAGCTGCCGGGTCAGGTTCGTGGCCATCGCCACCGGCAGCTTCGCCGCCGTACCGGCACTGGTCCGCCACGCCACCGCGGTCATGCCCGCGCTGCGCCGCCCCGGCAGCACCACGCCGTGCGCGCCGAACGCGGCCGCCGAGCGGATCACCGCGCCCAGGTTGCGCGGGTCGGTCACCCCGTCCAGCGCCACCAGCAGCGGCGGCTCGCCCGAGTCGCGGGCGGCGACCAGCAGGTCGTCCGGGTGCGCGTACTCGAACGGCGGCACCTGGAGCCCGAGGCCCTGGTGCATGGCCCGGTTGGTCTTGCGGTCCAGCTCCTCGCGCGGGATCTCCAGGATCGAGATGCCCCTGTCACCGGCCAGCCGCACGGCCTCGGTGACGCGGTCGTCGGCGTCGATGTTGAGCGCCACGTACAACGCGGTCGCCGGCACGTTCGCGCGCAGCGCCTCGACCACCGGGTTGCGCCCGGCGATCAGCTCGGGGGCGTCCGCCTTCTCGGCGCGGCTCTTCGCCGCGCGCGCGTTCGCCGCGGCCCGCCGCTGCTTCGGGTGCCCCGGCCGCATCTCGGCCTTGGGGGTCGGGCCCTTGCCTTCGAGCCCCTTGCGCCGCTGGCCGCCCGAACCCTTGACGGCACCCTTCTTGGTGCCCTCCTTGCGAATCGCGCCGCGACGCTGGGAGTTGCCTGCCATCTGCTACGAGTCCTTAAGGGTCCACTGTGGACCGTTGGGGGTGTCCTCCACCGTGACACCCGCGTTGAGCAACCACGCGCGCACCGAATCCGCGAGCGTGAAGTCCTTTTCCTTGCGCGCCTGCTGCCTGGTCTCCAGCAGCCCGCCGACCAGCTCGGTCAGCGCCTGGTTCGCCGGGCCCTCCTGACCGGCCGCCCAGCGCGGGTCGAGCGGGTCGAGCCCGAGCACCGCGGTCATCCCGCGCACCGAAGCGGCGAGTTCGAGCGCCCGGGAGTTATCGCCCGAGTCCAGCGCCGCGTTGCCGTCGCGCACGGTGTTGTGCATCACGGCGAACGCCTGCGGGGTGGACAGGTCGTCGTCGAGCGCCGCGGCGAACTCCGCGGGCAGCGCCCCCGGCTCGACCGCGCCGACCGCGCCCGCCACCCGCCGGAGGAACTGCTCGATCCGGCGATAGCCCTGCGCGGCCTCGGAAACCGCCGCGTCGGAGTACTCGATGGTCGACCGGTAGTGCGGCTGCACCAGGTAGTAGCGCAGCTCCACGGCCCGGTAGTTGCGCAGCATCTCCGGAATGGCGACCACGTTGCCCAGCGACTTCGACATCTTCTCGCCGGACATGGTCACCCAGGCGTTGTGCAGCCAGAACCGGGCGAACCCGTCGCCTGCCGCGTTCGACTGCGCGCGCTCGTTCTCGTGGTGCGGGAAGACCAGGTCGACGCCGCCGCCGTGGATGTCGAACTCGCCGCCGAGATAGGCGGTGGCCATCGCCGAGCACTCGAGGTGCCAGCCGGGCCGCCCCTCGCCCCACGGCGTCGGCCACGACGGCTCGCCGGGCTTCGCGCGCTTCCACAGGGTGAAGTCGCGCGGGTCGCGCTTGCCCTCGGCCAGGCTCTCGCCCTGCTGGACGTCGTCGAGCTGCTGGCCGGAGAGCGCGCCGTAGCCGTCGAAGGACTTCACCGAGAAGTAGACGTCACCACCGGCCGCGTAGGCGTGCCCGCGCTCGATCAGCCGCTGCATCAGCTCGACCATCTGCGTCACGTGGCCGGTGGCCCGCGGCGCGATCGACGGCGGCAGGCAGCCCAGCGCGGTGTAGGCGTCCTCGAAGGCGCGCTCGTGCGTGGCCGCCCACTCCCACCACGGCCTGCCGTTCGCCGCGGCCTTGGTGAGGATCTTGTCGTCGATGTCGGTGACGTTGCGCACGAACAGCACGTCGAGTCCATTGTGGACAAGCCAGCGCCGCAGCACGTCGTAGTTCAGCGCGCCGCGGACGTGCCCGATGTGCGGAATGCCCTGCACGGTCGCCCCACACACGTAGATCGACGCCGTTCCACTGCGGGCGGGCTGGAACTCCCGCGCACTCCTGGACGCCGTGTCGTATAGGTGTAGGGCCACGCGGAAATGGTACGGGCTCGCCGTGACGTCGGCCGCACCGA
The genomic region above belongs to Amycolatopsis sp. YIM 10 and contains:
- the rlmB gene encoding 23S rRNA (guanosine(2251)-2'-O)-methyltransferase RlmB — its product is MAGNSQRRGAIRKEGTKKGAVKGSGGQRRKGLEGKGPTPKAEMRPGHPKQRRAAANARAAKSRAEKADAPELIAGRNPVVEALRANVPATALYVALNIDADDRVTEAVRLAGDRGISILEIPREELDRKTNRAMHQGLGLQVPPFEYAHPDDLLVAARDSGEPPLLVALDGVTDPRNLGAVIRSAAAFGAHGVVLPGRRSAGMTAVAWRTSAGTAAKLPVAMATNLTRQLKSWAQEGLMIVGLDADGSMDIDELNLATDPLVIVLGSEGRGLSRLVRETCDATVSIPMAAGVESLNASVAAGVLLAEVARLRRVTGRI
- the cysS gene encoding cysteine--tRNA ligase, whose product is MALHLYDTASRSAREFQPARSGTASIYVCGATVQGIPHIGHVRGALNYDVLRRWLVHNGLDVLFVRNVTDIDDKILTKAAANGRPWWEWAATHERAFEDAYTALGCLPPSIAPRATGHVTQMVELMQRLIERGHAYAAGGDVYFSVKSFDGYGALSGQQLDDVQQGESLAEGKRDPRDFTLWKRAKPGEPSWPTPWGEGRPGWHLECSAMATAYLGGEFDIHGGGVDLVFPHHENERAQSNAAGDGFARFWLHNAWVTMSGEKMSKSLGNVVAIPEMLRNYRAVELRYYLVQPHYRSTIEYSDAAVSEAAQGYRRIEQFLRRVAGAVGAVEPGALPAEFAAALDDDLSTPQAFAVMHNTVRDGNAALDSGDNSRALELAASVRGMTAVLGLDPLDPRWAAGQEGPANQALTELVGGLLETRQQARKEKDFTLADSVRAWLLNAGVTVEDTPNGPQWTLKDS